The Anopheles moucheti chromosome 3, idAnoMoucSN_F20_07, whole genome shotgun sequence genome contains the following window.
CGTGCACACGTTGCCACGATGCCTAATAGCACCGCAATGAGCGTGGTAAGTCCGGCCCCCCTCTTTAGACCATATTGGGATCAAGGTTGGTTACTGGTATCCTACTCGTTGCGAAGCAGAATTAGGTCTGCTCGCTGCCATGGGGCGTTCTCCGCTGGGCACGAAAGAATGTCCCAGGTATATTACCCTTTAGTGGCTCATTTAGATAAACGGAAACCACCGTGCGTCTATGAGGTGCTGGAGGTAAGATAAGCATCCAATTGGCACGGTACTAGACATGGGCGCACCAACTTCTTGCACATTGTTGCACTCTCTTACCCGTCGGGTGAACTTGTCCTTGAAGCCCGAAgaatgttgaaatatttctttacGAACCAGAGagtcatttttttatattaattctTCATCCGCACGTCCAAGAACTCCATCCATCAATCTGTTTGAGCTGCTCCAAATGTGAGCATGTACCACGCCGAAACTGGTTTTAAATCGCCTGTGCACCAGAGCATGAAATCTTCCACTTGCGTTTGGAGAAGTACCCAAATGTGGCCCCCTCCACTCCTCCCTTTCATAAGGGGTAACATTCCTGGGCTACCGCAATAACCGCACACACGTATGAGGAGTTCCAAAACTTCGAAACTCCCGCAAAGAACCGATCATCTAATGATCTTTTGAGGGTCGATTGAGGGTAAAAGTGGTCCCATCGAGTTCTCTCATCCATGTTTTGTTGTGTCCATCCATTCCATCCGCTTGGGGTGTTTAACTGTAGCGCTAGCAAACACGGAGCACGAAGTTCGGGGGGTTGGTTTTTCCTGTTCttacattttccatttattcGGGGAGCTATTTTTTTGATGctggggtttcttttttgtttgcttgtacTAGGGGGGAACCCTCCGTTAATGATCATCCACTGTTGTTGCAGATCGAATCACGCCAAGCATGGCTATTACGTTGCACGTTCGAGTGATGAACGAAAGCTAAGCTAAGAGATGAAGTTGTGCGGTGATCCAAGCTGATGTAGGTACACGCACTTGGTGGGGATGGCAGGGGATGGGGTGGATTTTACCAAAAACCCCTTTGTTTggtcagttttttttgtgtatgtgtgtctgtataCCTCCCAGCATAATTCCATTCCAACCATTATGGTACCAACGTTGATGGAATTGTTGAGGCTTCAAGAGTGGCGTTGTCTGAAGACATCCGAAACCCACGCCGATATATAGCACCTCGCTCAAAGTCAAGGTTGTGAAATTCCTGCCCAGAACGACACGCCAAATGTTCTGCCAAACCAACAATGACGCATAGCGCAAATTGCGCATCTTTAAAAAAAGGGCATGTTTGCCCTTTTTGAGTCTGGCAAAACGGTGCCCAACACCTTCGGACCACGGTCACGGCCAACAGGCCAACATATCGCTCAATGGGGCCGCTGTACGTTAGTAGCGCACTTTCATCACCGATTACATCTGTCGACGGACGTCTCGTACATCTCGGGCGGAACTCCAGATACGGTCGCATGCTTTATGGCACGCCGCGTCTTATCGATAAACGGAcacaagcagaagaaaaagaatgtaAACCGTAGCTTAacgcgtttttttcttttcgaaagAAAAACGGCCTATAAATACGCGCTTCAGCTCCCAACTCCAACGGCGGGGTTTGATTGGTGTGTGATGAATTCGATCGATCATCTACATCGACAATCTGCCCCTTATCTGCGTCTTGTCGCCCTTTTAATGACACTAATTAACCGCCGTGCGTGTCATTGTGttctgtgtcaatcgataACAACGTACCGGACCATAAAGCACGGATCATTCCCTTCCGCATCGAGCAGATCAGGTGGGGGTTATGAAGAgaatcagcaaaaaaaaatggtttaattcACAAACCATTTGCCGTGACTCATGCTGCATTCCAATCAACTCGGCACCCATTGCATTTTGCACGGAATCTGTGAGATGCGGAGGGACCTGCAGCGTACAGGAATCCGGAATTCACCCGATCCCGATCCAACAGTGTCTTATTGATCCCGTGGGGGGGAAACCTAGTCGTGACTAATTATTTATTCTGATTTGCTGCCCGATTGCTGCACCGTCCCTACTGAGCATCTCGGATATATAGGACCGGTCGTCTAATGTTTCCACCAGCATCCAGATATCTTGTCTATTGTAGGTCTATCTTGAACAAACACAGATAACCGTTTGCCCACCGTTTCGGGCCGGGCCAGTGGCGCGTGGGCGTTCGGGCAGACTCCAGGCATTGTTACGTTGTCGCTGTCGCTGTCGCGCTGAGTTCGCGGCAAGTTCTCGGAAGGGCCGGTGATCGATGCACATGATCAGATAGCGTGAAGCCGTTTAGCTCATCAATGATGAAGCGCACGGGGGTTGAACAATTAGTAGCACCCCTCGGATCCGATTGCCAATGGTAGCAGGAGGCAAGAGTGGGAGTGATCGTATAAAAAGCACCTCGTTTACTCCTTGTCACCAGCCGCCACCCAGTTGTGCAACACCTGGGCTAGTcaattgttttcaaacaacTTTCCATTTTCCGGTTGCTCTGGATGCTTCGTGTCTCGCTGTCCCGCGCACGAGCGCAATACCACCAAAAGTGTTGGAAGATTCATTCAACCGTTGGTTCTACTTTTGGAGAATGTATCACACGCGATCCGTGCCACTTCCCGGGTCACCGTACGCGCACGAGGGCGTGAAGGTGTCcacatttcacacacacacacacacaccgtatTACCCGTCGCGACAAAACCGATACTCACTGGTTGACCTTTGCCGTGCACTGAATTTCCTTTTTCGGTCAATTCGACCGAAACGGTAAATATTTTTCGAGCTCGACCCTGCCCGGGGCTGGATGCACTTTGGTAGAATGTGGACCTTTTTGAATTTTCGCTGTATCCTATCGTCGGAACCACGTCTACTTAACGATCCGCACGACACGGTGGCTCGTTCTAAACTGCGGACCACTAAAACTCGATCGCGGGTCGAATACCCAGCAGCGCGCACGGTCGGGGAAAGAGAGCCACAGCGTGCGAGAGCCGTTGCAAGATAATGCGTCTGGttatttgtgttgttgtttggtcgGGTCTGTCGGGTTCTGTACACAGGGCGCGGGATTTTACCGGGCGGAGTTCGGGGACCATCATCAACCGGGTGGGGTGGgggatttttctttccttttcttccgCTACTTTTCGTTGCCATTCCACGCCCGACAAGGTGTAAGACAAGGTGACGTGACGCAGCGTATCCGCGAGACATTCCATGGGCGATTGTTGCTGCGACCACGTGGCTGTCGGATTGCATTCATTCAAAACTGTGCCTCGCTGGTTCCACGTGCCGTTTTCGGGCGGCCCGCCGGACTGTGGCAGGTGGTGCGGAACAATCCGGTTCTGGATGCTCTCTGCATACAAGTGGTTCAGTGGTAGAGTGATTTTAAGCACAGCAACAGTTTATGCAAATGTTCTACACGTGTTTAGCGAATGTGGATTAGTCATTTCAATCACGGAACTTGATTGCTAATGCTGTAAAAGGTTCTGTCTTCTAAGATGAATTTTATGGAATGATCAGTGAAGCTTGATAACTGGCGAATTAATAAAAAGATGTGTATAAGTGAtatgcaaagttagttttaaatCTTGTTCAATCTCAAACAATTGCTTAGGTTTGAGCTAAAAGATCTTCAGGATGTAatcattatatttaaaaatacagTAAACCAAAAAATACCCATGAATTTCAATAATTGTGTACTGTAAATGAGCAACCGTTAAACTAACATTGTAGACACATGCTTACGCATATCATTCAACGTTTATTGTCATTAGATTTCCCTATTGATCATTAAATAGTTTTCTATGCAAGATTTCATTCAGTTCTCTAATTAAACCGGGGACTTTTTATCGTGCAAACGATGAGTTAATAGTGACGCAAGACTTGAAGATATTAGTGCTGTTTTGTTCTTATTACTGCTTCGAGAGTAACTCTTCACTGCACACACAAGTGGGTGAACATTGAGCAGCAGCATGTTTGCATAACGTCTCTTTTACAGCGAacagcttttgttttgttttagatgCTTTTTCAACGAATGATTACTCGTTGTGAATACGTACCTGATGGAGGCAAGATAAGGACGGGAAGGCAGTACGTTGATTGTAGACTGTTTGGTTTCTCTTCTTTATACAACAGGTTTCATACAGCTGTACTACCTCGTTTATTTCGTGCTAAATTACAGTGTTTGGTGTGCTGTGCCCCGCTCTAACTCGTTTCCTCCGTGCCCGCGAAATCCTTGTATCCCGTTTGGAAGAATTCTTTCCGCAACGTCAATGGGGCGGCCTTCTGTCGGATCAGGTAGTTCACGTTACCCTTTGCCGTGTAGTAATCCTCACCGGTCAGCTTGCGAATAGCTACGTTTTTCTTAAGCATTTTATCATAAAACCTTGCTCCAGCATCAACCACATCCGGGCCGAGCGTTGCCATTTGCTTATCGACTTTAGTTTCGTAATAAATTTCGGTCATATCGGTCGAGAATGAATAAATGCCAAATCCGAACAGACCGCAGATCGTGTACAGCATGAGCCGCAACGAACGGGGTCGGACGTAAAAGTTGCACCGCTCGTTTAACTGTGACGCTAAGCTGTACGTAAACACCCACGAAACGGTTGGTATAATGGATTGTACGAGCGTTTTGTGCGATTTCATCGTGAGCAGTTCGCGCGCCATACCAAACACCTGCTCGTCCTCACTCAGCACGAGCGCATCCTCGAGCAGTTTGCCCGGTTCCGTGTTCCAGTCGATCGGTTGATTCCGTATCTTAATGTCGGTACGATCGATTGCCGCCACACTGTCATACTCGAAGTTGGACGGTACGCCAACGTACGCTCCGTACCGTGTTTTGAACGATCCCATATTGAACACATCGAATCCGTACACGACGAACGGGTTGGCAAACTTCTGTTCAAACTCGGTCAAATCCAACAGATTCAATGCACGCTTGTAGCGCTGTTCCAGCTTTTCGGAAAGCTTTCGTTCTTCACCATTTCTGAGGAACAGAAAAACACGAGAGATGGTGAAATAGAGCACGTAAAATTACACCGGTAGATGATACTTACTTGTACGCTTGCACAAACTCCTTGTAGTAAGAAATGCATATCGTGTGTGGAAAGTAGTGGCCAGCGAACAGTCCTATTGCAACTGTTGTTGCGCCGTAAAATACGAGCTGACGACCGCTTTCGGTGAGGAAAAAGGATACTTTTTTACCACGGCTCATGGTAAGAAAAACGGTGCACGATGGTGTTATTTAACTGCGATGCTTGCAGGTTTGTTTACATCGGGTTTCGCACCGTGTGTAGTCACCCGGACAGTAGAGTTTGACAGTGTTTTGagatggattttttgttttcattaaattaatctAATAACACGAAAAACTTGGGAAATTTAACAGAAAACCCTAGTTTTTAAGTATACAAAATTCGAAATACTTATTGAAAATCAATTGGAGAGAGATAGCAGTTATAATTCCACAGTGAATTCGCAGTGAGAATGTACTGTGGGATGTGATAAATTTGAAATCAAAATTACCACAGTTGATTTTCCGTTGAAtagttttaaacatttatgagaaaatattttttctataACACGTTCGTTATTGCACGTAGTAGTAATACttgaaattgtaaataaattgttttcgtCTAAtgttaaaatgtttcataGTAATAAACTGTGCGACTTAAATAGGCATTTGCCATTGCCTTTGCATGCCATTGTAAGCATTGTTAGTCATACGATTATTTCCTACTTGGACAAAACTTGCCGAAGCTTTGCTTGCTTTTTCTTCGAAGCATTACGCGTACAACATTTGCGTCGAACCCAACCACtgaaatgaataattaaaaattccacAATTTTCGAGATGTAAAATCCATTCTTTCCCAGAAACAATGCAACGGCTCCACCAAACGATACTGAGAAAGAAGCGAAAACGTAATACATTCGCCATTAGTGCGGCTCGTAAATCATACACATTTCGGTAATAGGGTTTCTCTTTCTGCTATCTGGCAGCGTAATGTTTACCGAGCAAATCTTCGTAGCTGAAAATAAGTACTCTCCGGAGTCTCGTCTTGGGTTGCAGAATTTCCCACCGTAAGGACGCTTTGTGCGTGAACGGTATGCCCCCTTCAGCCGTCCTGTGGAAGGGTGGAAGAGTCGGTTGTACATCCAATGTACTACAGTTATAACGCTGACCTCGAAAACTGGCAGGACCACCTACCATTGCGTTTTGCTAAGCGAAGCTAGGTAATAGCCGACGTCGGTGCAGGATTTTAAGCATTTGCAGTTCACATCGCTGTACCAGTTGGGATGCTGCTGCAGGCAATGCAACCCCTGTACGTTGCACGGCGGTCCCTCTGCAAACGGCATGCAAGTAAAATGCGCTTTGATTAAAAACTTCCCACAAGTGCGCACACTACTGACCGGCGAACGGATAAAAGTGTGGCCGGCACCGACATGCTGCCAGTGCACGCTTCGCCCGACAGCTCATGATACACAGGTTGCGGCTGTAGAGCTGAAACAATTCAACCAGCAAGCATGAATTGGCTCCCATCGTACTGGCCCCGGGCAGGCCGACGCAACCTACCGGCAGCTGTTCGTAGACTTCATCGTAAAAGATACAATTACGCTGTCGCACCGTCAGATCCTTGAGACGCTCGTTGGCACTTCAAACAAAAGAGATGGGTTTTAAATCTGATTAGACGATAAGTTACGAGGGTTGGTGATGAAGGTTGCTGCTTGCGTTGAGCAGTGCGGCTCCCGTTGCTTACACCGTCTCCAGCACACTGTACACGGCAACCTGCTCATCCGACTCCTCCACGTGCGTGAACAGCTGATCATTGGTGGCCACCTCGTACGGCGAGTGTATGGCGTACTGCAGTGGACGTGATAAACAATGTAGCATCGATCCGGAAAAAGGAAGGCGAATGTCCGGATGCCGGATAACTCACCGATACCGTTGACCGATACATGTCCAGCTTCATGTAGCAGTGATGTTTGCTAAACTCGCACGATATGGGAATCCGCCCGGGAGCATCCTTCTGGGAAGCCCGTTGCCTTAGGTCAGGAAGAgacaaaatgtaaaatatatcCTATTACACCGGTGCACGAAGATTACGTTGAAAGCAACGACGGGATGGAACAGACAATGTTCATCATCCTTGTAGATCAGGTTTCATGGACAATGGTGCCACCCCATGTTGCTTTACTTTATTGAAACCTATTCAAATCAACACATTTACAAGCttaggagctttttttttgctacactGCACGGAAGATGTGAAACTTGTTGAAGAAAGGTGTCCCATTTACATAATGGGAAGATGTGATTGTCTGGGTGATGTTGGCATCAGAATATCAAGGTCTGGGTTGTGATCCActattgttatattttatatctCTCACATGCTATAAAATCTTTAGTTGCTataaataagtaagtaaaaaTAAGTACTGTTCTCGAAATGCATAGATTTAGGCGCAAACAAGGCTTTACTATTCTTTAATGTGTCTCAATTTTGAGAAagttaaataagtaaataattaaaacgtTTTTATTTAAGAATTGTGCATTTAGAAAAGCAACTCTCAACCTAAAATAACGACCAACGCcttgaattaaataattaaccGACTGTAAAAGGTATACTTTATTTGATGTTCGTCAAGATGACAACATCTTTTACCGTAAACCTTCTCCTTCAAATTTACTCACACCTAACTCAACAGTGTTTTAATTAAGTCATTACAGACACGATGATGAGCATTCGAGACAGTTCTCATAACATAATTGAAATGGCACATTCAACACGTCGCAACGGGTTTAGCAAGCaccccaaaaaagaaaagggatcTTGTGGGCACATCAACCCAAGCTAGCGCCAATCTTTATAAGcagttattaaattatttagcAGCTCCGCCTCTAATTCTAAGCTGTCGGTACTCACCCCGTCCCGTTGACGTGCAGCAGAAAGGCGAGCGGTGCATTTAGCGCGTAGCAGATACCACGCTCAGTGACAATTTGGTGCACCTGCAGCAATGTTCCGTGAGCCGGCTGGAAGCTGTTGATGGCTATATCATGGTTCGGGTGTACCTGTTGCCAAAGGGCGGAGAGGCAGTGATTTGTTGGTGAGGAAGTTTTCTTACGCGGTGCGCACGAAGTTTTCCACCCTACCGTACTGATTAGCTCCAGCACATCAACGTCGATGGCGAGCCGGCTGTCGTTGAGAAAGCGCGACAGATTGCCCAAGTCGGTGGCGGTCGCACCGACAAGCGTTTGGACGAACTCGGCAAGGTAACGGGTCCCGGTGGTCTCATTCGTGTTTAAGCCCTCCCGTGTGGTTTCGTGCCCGGTAAGACGAATGCTAAAAAGGAAGCAGTTTAAGCGAACGGAGCGAACCTTCTGCTGGCAAAGGAATCTTTATCCACTTCGCCCCCTTGTCCGTCTAACCCATCCCAAAGTCGTCCTTATGATGGTACTGGTTGGCAAGTCATAATTAGACACGCCAAAGAGGAAACCGTCTGCGTTTGATGTTGAGCAGCATTGTTAATGGAGTTTGCAACTGAGATTTGGCATCGTTCCAgaacggtttgtttttttgttctgagCAACTAAACTGCAACAACAAACCACCAGGGACGTCGACATCGAATGCCAAATACGTGGGAAT
Protein-coding sequences here:
- the LOC128303883 gene encoding transmembrane protein 177; its protein translation is MSRGKKVSFFLTESGRQLVFYGATTVAIGLFAGHYFPHTICISYYKEFVQAYKNGEERKLSEKLEQRYKRALNLLDLTEFEQKFANPFVVYGFDVFNMGSFKTRYGAYVGVPSNFEYDSVAAIDRTDIKIRNQPIDWNTEPGKLLEDALVLSEDEQVFGMARELLTMKSHKTLVQSIIPTVSWVFTYSLASQLNERCNFYVRPRSLRLMLYTICGLFGFGIYSFSTDMTEIYYETKVDKQMATLGPDVVDAGARFYDKMLKKNVAIRKLTGEDYYTAKGNVNYLIRQKAAPLTLRKEFFQTGYKDFAGTEETS
- the LOC128302905 gene encoding uncharacterized protein LOC128302905, whose amino-acid sequence is MVNKAGKAHSTAEASFNQKLFAVLNVPGLQYVFDHRKHPLERMFWVLVILAAFRGMLFLCQYQYARYGANPTAIQMDKNYRDWIGIMPGLTFCFHDRIDWKRAQEYLERIRLTGHETTREGLNTNETTGTRYLAEFVQTLVGATATDLGNLSRFLNDSRLAIDVDVLELISTVHPNHDIAINSFQPAHGTLLQVHQIVTERGICYALNAPLAFLLHVNGTGQRASQKDAPGRIPISCEFSKHHCYMKLDMYRSTVSYAIHSPYEVATNDQLFTHVEESDEQVAVYSVLETVANERLKDLTVRQRNCIFYDEVYEQLPLYSRNLCIMSCRAKRALAACRCRPHFYPFAEGPPCNVQGLHCLQQHPNWYSDVNCKCLKSCTDVGYYLASLSKTQWTAEGGIPFTHKASLRWEILQPKTRLRRVLIFSYEDLLVSFGGAVALFLGKNGFYISKIVEFLIIHFSGWVRRKCCTRNASKKKQAKLRQVLSK